One Sulfurihydrogenibium subterraneum DSM 15120 DNA segment encodes these proteins:
- a CDS encoding TolC family protein, whose protein sequence is MKKYLVGVLTVCTVSFGQTLTFEEGLNNFINKNYDILIQKNEIEKSKADIITAKLRPNPTFSSNFTFYNLQNFQDRSNAQNSFRIDQEIETANKRGLRIKLAEKMLEYTHLNFKSSLKDYLNTYLSSYTQLLSDKLQLENSKSNLQDYQKILEVAKLQYEKGFLSQLDYEKLKLNLIDYQKDYYSNLENYEKDKEFLKFLTQTDFDDVALIEIKDTNLNNLDDLIKTALEKRYDIKSSKANIEASQAQLNLNKAMAIPNITVGFEIDGYGEKYKFFGVGFSVPIPIFDRNQGEIIKSKINLMQAELQYEKSIQQVKTEVRQLYYSLKSKETILKEYQEKYEEIKKLKENTEKAFSLRGINVLTLLDTYKLYREFQKNYTQAKIDYYTALYQLKLAIGDY, encoded by the coding sequence ATGAAAAAGTATTTAGTAGGTGTTTTAACTGTATGTACTGTTTCTTTTGGGCAAACTCTAACATTTGAAGAAGGTTTAAACAATTTTATAAATAAAAATTACGACATACTTATCCAAAAAAATGAGATTGAAAAATCAAAGGCAGACATTATAACAGCTAAACTGCGTCCTAATCCAACTTTCTCATCAAACTTTACATTTTATAACTTACAAAATTTTCAAGATAGATCAAACGCACAAAACTCCTTTAGAATAGACCAAGAGATAGAAACTGCAAACAAAAGAGGTTTAAGGATAAAACTTGCAGAAAAGATGTTAGAATATACACATCTTAACTTTAAGTCATCTTTAAAAGATTACTTAAATACCTATCTTTCTTCTTACACTCAGCTACTTTCTGATAAACTACAGCTTGAAAATTCAAAAAGTAATCTACAAGATTATCAAAAGATACTTGAAGTAGCTAAATTACAATACGAAAAAGGATTTTTATCCCAACTTGACTACGAGAAATTAAAGCTAAACCTGATAGACTATCAGAAAGACTACTACTCAAACTTAGAAAATTATGAAAAAGATAAAGAGTTTTTAAAATTTTTAACTCAAACAGATTTTGACGACGTAGCTTTGATAGAAATAAAAGACACAAACTTAAATAACTTAGATGATTTAATAAAAACAGCTTTAGAAAAAAGGTACGACATAAAAAGCAGTAAAGCAAACATAGAGGCCTCCCAAGCTCAGTTAAATTTAAACAAAGCTATGGCAATACCAAACATTACAGTTGGTTTTGAGATAGATGGATACGGAGAAAAGTATAAATTTTTTGGAGTTGGATTTAGCGTTCCTATTCCGATTTTTGACAGAAATCAAGGAGAGATAATAAAATCAAAAATAAACTTAATGCAGGCAGAACTTCAGTATGAAAAAAGTATACAGCAGGTTAAAACAGAGGTTAGACAGCTTTACTACTCATTAAAGTCAAAAGAAACTATACTTAAAGAGTACCAAGAAAAGTATGAAGAGATAAAAAAACTTAAAGAAAATACAGAAAAGGCATTTAGTCTTAGAGGTATAAACGTCTTGACTTTACTTGATACTTATAAGCTATACAGAGAGTTTCAAAAAAATTATACTCAAGCAAAGATTGATTACTACACAGCTTTATATCAATTAAAACTTGCTATCGGAGATTACTGA
- a CDS encoding efflux RND transporter periplasmic adaptor subunit, whose protein sequence is MRKIIAFTLTAFTLTFSCGEDKEKAKESQTPKVSYQTTLPSTENSKVIRVFPATVSFTPEGVVSINPPISGQVESIFIKVGDNVKKGEKLVKIKALDVSDIKSNYLSVKAQLEKAKRIYQLNKSLYEIGAISKNDLIASETNVKQLEYTLKGLEEKEKLLNVKNFTDFYVNSPIDGVVYEIDTTVGARVQPDSSQPLIKIANKNQFIVVANVYEKDIKFFSKGDKVDIIFDDKSKISGEVYYISDVLDQDTKTVKVYIKPSKTDNLKANMFVSIKVQKELNNYLSIPKNAIIFKDNHFYVYLLKDGQVVKKEVQLIGDAENEKFAIVDGLNKDDRVILNAINVEGE, encoded by the coding sequence ATGAGAAAAATTATAGCTTTTACTTTAACAGCTTTTACGCTAACATTTTCTTGTGGTGAAGACAAAGAAAAAGCAAAAGAAAGTCAAACTCCAAAAGTAAGTTATCAAACTACTTTACCTTCTACCGAAAATTCAAAAGTTATTAGAGTTTTTCCAGCTACGGTATCTTTTACGCCAGAAGGAGTAGTAAGTATTAATCCGCCTATAAGTGGTCAGGTAGAGAGTATCTTTATAAAGGTTGGAGATAACGTTAAAAAAGGAGAGAAACTTGTAAAGATAAAAGCTTTAGACGTTTCTGATATAAAAAGCAACTATCTTTCTGTAAAGGCTCAACTTGAAAAAGCAAAGAGAATATACCAGCTTAACAAAAGTCTCTATGAGATAGGTGCAATTTCAAAAAATGACCTTATTGCTTCAGAAACAAACGTAAAACAACTTGAATACACATTAAAAGGTTTAGAAGAAAAGGAAAAACTGTTAAACGTTAAAAACTTTACAGATTTTTACGTAAACTCTCCAATCGATGGTGTTGTTTACGAAATAGATACTACCGTAGGTGCAAGAGTTCAACCTGACTCATCTCAACCACTGATTAAAATTGCTAACAAAAATCAGTTTATAGTAGTAGCAAACGTGTATGAAAAAGATATTAAATTTTTCTCTAAAGGAGATAAAGTAGATATTATATTTGATGACAAATCAAAAATATCAGGTGAGGTTTACTACATATCAGACGTTTTAGACCAAGACACAAAAACTGTAAAAGTTTACATAAAACCGTCAAAAACAGACAATTTAAAAGCGAATATGTTTGTTAGTATAAAAGTTCAAAAAGAGTTAAACAACTATCTATCCATACCTAAAAACGCAATCATCTTTAAAGATAATCACTTCTATGTCTATTTACTTAAAGATGGTCAAGTTGTTAAAAAAGAAGTTCAGCTGATTGGAGATGCAGAAAATGAAAAATTTGCAATAGTAGATGGGCTAAATAAAGATGATAGAGTTATTCTTAATGCTATCAACGTTGAGGGTGAGTAA
- a CDS encoding efflux RND transporter permease subunit → MHKVFRFVIENAVAILLINFILIVSAIFIVRQLNIEVFPDPSPPIVEIVTVYEGRSAEEVEKQITIPLEVALAGMPGLENIYSISLYGLSDIKCRFSFDVSYKEARQEVLNRVSQVNLPPNVSPSINPSPIGEVMRYRVKGNRSLVDLRTIQDWIVARNLQTVPGVATVSSYGGYIKAYSVIVHPEKLIEYKIPLSQVIDQLSKSNINVGGRVLEFGDQFYNIRGIGLIKNISDIENTVVGYKNNIPILVKNIADVQISHLPRTAYVGLNRNDDIVMGVVVLRKNEKSIPALKALHEKIDYLNKVILPKDVKVIPFYDKQDLIDKVIHKITETAITGIILVLVVILIFLGEVRSAIIVASIIPISLLYTLSVMAINKESANLLSIGAIDFGIIVDIPLIFIENYFRLKEERKNHIQALHENINQIFKPILFSMIIILLAFIPLLTMKGSESQIFMPMAKTYIYALLFALVLTFTYLLAGSYLILKNSHERKFKFFTYLENFYLSLMEKINVKVAILSTVAVFIISVILFKSLGAQFLPKMDEGNIYARIIFPYTISLKKSYENAKEVRDIFLSFPEVEQVEFQVGRPEDGTDPSGPFNSEYFVKLKDYDKWTRNITKEELEKEIREKIRQKFPNFDINLSQYIQDNLDEAMSGVKGENSVKIFGSDLKILTEKAHEVADRIKKVPGIVDVGIFEELGQPNLIIQVDREKASLYNLTVEDVLDVIQSSLNGRFITQVMEEDKFFDLVIKFPDKYRDSIEDIKNIPIILQDGSLIPISKVANIYYDTGASFIYRESYRRYIPIKFSVESKDLAGTVAKAQEAVKDIKLPEGYFISWSGQFEQMEKAFERLKISIGFTLFIIVIVLFIINSSIKNTFIILMSPLYAVFGGLLFLLIWKEPISVSASVGFISILGIAVLNANIMLSTYSNFVRSGIKEEEAIKMTVKEKFRSILITGLTASVGLLPASLSQGVGSQVQKPLAVVVVGGMFLGTILLLLFFPKLLKFTEVKES, encoded by the coding sequence ATGCACAAAGTCTTTAGATTTGTTATAGAAAATGCTGTTGCCATTCTTTTAATAAACTTTATCTTAATAGTGTCTGCTATTTTTATAGTAAGACAGCTGAATATAGAAGTTTTTCCAGACCCTTCTCCTCCTATTGTAGAAATAGTTACAGTTTACGAAGGAAGGTCGGCAGAAGAGGTTGAAAAACAGATAACAATACCTTTAGAAGTTGCTCTGGCAGGTATGCCAGGGCTTGAAAACATCTACAGTATATCTCTTTACGGACTTTCTGACATAAAGTGTAGATTTTCTTTTGACGTAAGCTATAAAGAGGCAAGGCAGGAAGTTTTAAACAGAGTTTCTCAGGTAAATCTTCCACCAAACGTTTCACCATCTATCAATCCAAGTCCAATTGGCGAAGTTATGAGATACAGAGTAAAAGGAAACAGAAGTTTAGTGGATTTAAGGACTATACAAGATTGGATTGTTGCAAGGAATCTTCAAACAGTACCAGGAGTTGCGACTGTTTCAAGCTACGGAGGTTATATAAAAGCTTACTCTGTAATAGTTCATCCAGAAAAACTGATAGAGTACAAAATACCTTTATCTCAGGTTATAGACCAGCTTTCAAAAAGCAATATTAACGTTGGAGGAAGAGTTTTAGAATTTGGAGACCAGTTTTACAACATCCGTGGAATAGGTTTAATAAAAAACATATCAGACATTGAAAATACAGTGGTAGGTTATAAAAACAATATTCCTATACTTGTTAAAAACATTGCTGATGTTCAAATATCACACCTTCCAAGGACTGCATACGTAGGTTTAAACAGAAACGACGATATAGTAATGGGCGTTGTCGTTCTAAGAAAAAATGAAAAAAGTATTCCAGCTTTAAAAGCACTTCACGAAAAGATAGATTATCTAAATAAAGTAATCCTACCAAAAGACGTAAAAGTTATACCATTTTACGATAAACAAGATTTAATAGACAAGGTTATCCATAAGATAACAGAAACAGCAATAACAGGTATTATACTGGTTTTAGTCGTTATACTAATATTTTTAGGAGAAGTAAGGTCTGCCATTATTGTAGCTTCTATAATTCCAATTTCGCTACTTTATACTCTATCAGTAATGGCAATAAATAAAGAGTCAGCAAACTTACTTTCTATAGGTGCTATAGACTTTGGTATTATCGTAGATATACCACTTATATTTATTGAAAACTACTTTAGATTGAAGGAAGAAAGGAAAAATCACATCCAAGCTTTACATGAAAACATAAATCAAATCTTTAAACCTATTTTATTTTCTATGATTATCATACTTTTAGCATTTATTCCACTGCTTACTATGAAAGGTTCAGAATCTCAAATATTTATGCCTATGGCAAAAACTTACATATACGCTCTACTTTTTGCACTTGTTTTAACCTTTACATACCTACTTGCAGGAAGTTATCTCATTCTTAAAAATAGCCATGAAAGAAAGTTTAAATTTTTCACTTACTTAGAAAATTTTTATCTATCGTTGATGGAAAAAATAAACGTGAAGGTAGCAATTTTATCAACAGTAGCTGTATTTATAATTTCTGTTATTTTATTTAAATCTTTAGGTGCCCAATTTTTACCTAAGATGGACGAAGGAAACATTTACGCAAGAATAATATTCCCTTACACAATATCACTGAAAAAATCTTATGAAAATGCTAAAGAAGTAAGGGACATATTTCTATCTTTTCCAGAAGTAGAGCAGGTAGAGTTTCAAGTAGGAAGACCTGAGGACGGAACAGACCCTTCTGGACCTTTTAACAGTGAGTATTTTGTGAAACTAAAGGATTATGATAAATGGACAAGAAACATAACGAAAGAAGAGTTAGAGAAAGAGATAAGAGAAAAAATTAGGCAGAAGTTTCCAAATTTTGATATAAACCTATCTCAGTATATTCAAGATAACTTAGATGAGGCTATGTCTGGGGTAAAAGGGGAAAACTCTGTTAAAATATTCGGTTCTGATTTGAAAATACTTACAGAAAAAGCCCACGAAGTAGCAGATAGAATAAAGAAAGTTCCTGGAATAGTAGATGTGGGCATATTTGAAGAATTAGGACAACCTAACTTAATCATTCAAGTTGACAGAGAAAAGGCTTCTTTATATAACCTTACTGTAGAAGACGTATTAGACGTAATCCAATCTTCTTTAAATGGAAGATTTATAACTCAAGTTATGGAAGAGGATAAATTTTTTGATTTAGTTATAAAGTTTCCAGACAAGTACAGAGATAGCATAGAAGATATAAAAAACATCCCTATAATATTACAAGATGGCTCTCTTATACCTATTTCTAAAGTTGCAAACATTTACTACGATACTGGAGCTTCGTTTATATACCGAGAAAGCTATAGAAGGTACATACCTATAAAATTTTCTGTAGAATCAAAAGATTTAGCTGGAACAGTGGCAAAAGCTCAAGAAGCAGTAAAAGACATAAAACTTCCAGAAGGATACTTCATATCTTGGTCTGGTCAGTTTGAACAGATGGAAAAAGCTTTTGAAAGATTGAAAATATCTATCGGTTTTACTCTATTTATAATTGTAATTGTTTTATTTATCATAAACAGCTCCATTAAAAACACGTTTATTATTTTAATGTCTCCTCTTTACGCTGTTTTTGGTGGGTTATTATTCTTACTTATATGGAAAGAACCTATCAGCGTTTCAGCTTCTGTAGGATTTATATCTATCTTAGGAATTGCGGTATTAAATGCAAATATAATGTTGTCTACTTACTCTAATTTTGTAAGGTCTGGTATAAAGGAAGAAGAAGCTATTAAAATGACAGTAAAAGAAAAATTTAGGTCTATTCTGATAACAGGTTTAACTGCATCTGTAGGGCTTCTTCCTGCATCTTTATCTCAAGGTGTAGGTAGTCAGGTACAAAAACCTTTGGCTGTCGTAGTAGTTGGTGGTATGTTTTTAGGAACTATCTTACTTCTACTATTTTTCCCAAAACTACTAAAATTTACAGAGGTTAAAGAAAGTTGA
- the murJ gene encoding murein biosynthesis integral membrane protein MurJ → MNFLKNTIIFSVATFISRILGYIRDAVVAFYFGSNQITDAFYVAWRLPNTLRQLVAEGSFNAAFIPIYTQERQKSYENAKEYVSSLFSYYTIVLSVITVFVLLFAEGFVKVLAPGFSEKGNLQLTADLVRLVFPYLILIGWTSFFMALLNTKDRFFIPGIAPALLNLSFIFSSVFLSSYLGIYALVVGALLGGLLQFLIQMPQVYKVGLLFKPSLKKHPAIKTTLKKMVPAFASFGVSQFSFVIDTFLASFLYAGAITYLYYGNRIFQLPLGLFIIGLGNALLVSLSKYYAEGNIQAFKKDLTLSFKVSIFISLPAMAGMIFLGKEIIDLLLLRGAFTEKDAVLTYYALAGYATGLLGYAFTRPFKSAFFAVGDTKTPLVSTIIGLLSSMFFAVFFTFVLKWEVFGLALASSIGAYVNSIYLYFKYEYELELKSIFVSFIKVFISTCGMVLVLEFLKTLHLKLSILIFGGILLGGLIYVALNLLLKEDSAMLFFNILKRKLIRK, encoded by the coding sequence ATGAACTTTTTAAAAAACACAATAATATTTTCAGTTGCTACATTTATAAGCCGTATACTTGGATACATTAGAGATGCAGTTGTAGCCTTTTACTTTGGGTCAAATCAGATAACAGATGCTTTTTATGTAGCTTGGAGACTTCCTAACACTCTAAGACAACTTGTTGCAGAAGGTAGTTTCAACGCTGCGTTTATACCTATCTATACTCAGGAAAGACAAAAGTCCTATGAAAATGCAAAAGAGTATGTATCTTCTTTATTTAGCTACTATACAATCGTTTTATCTGTTATAACTGTTTTTGTTCTCTTATTTGCAGAAGGGTTCGTAAAAGTATTAGCTCCCGGATTTTCAGAAAAGGGAAATCTACAGCTTACAGCTGACCTTGTAAGACTGGTTTTTCCGTATCTTATTCTTATAGGCTGGACTTCTTTCTTTATGGCTTTACTTAATACAAAAGATAGATTTTTTATTCCCGGTATTGCTCCAGCACTCTTAAATCTATCTTTTATATTTAGTTCTGTATTTCTTTCCAGTTATTTAGGTATATATGCTCTGGTTGTGGGAGCTCTACTTGGAGGACTGCTACAGTTTTTAATTCAGATGCCTCAAGTATATAAAGTAGGATTACTTTTTAAACCATCTTTAAAAAAACATCCTGCTATAAAGACAACCTTAAAAAAGATGGTTCCAGCTTTTGCATCTTTTGGAGTAAGCCAGTTTTCTTTTGTTATAGATACCTTTCTTGCATCTTTTTTATACGCTGGAGCTATAACTTACCTCTACTATGGAAACAGAATATTTCAGCTACCTCTGGGACTTTTTATAATTGGTCTTGGGAATGCCCTTTTAGTATCTCTGTCTAAGTATTATGCGGAAGGTAATATTCAAGCTTTCAAAAAAGACCTTACTTTAAGTTTTAAGGTATCTATATTTATATCTCTTCCTGCTATGGCTGGTATGATTTTTTTAGGAAAGGAAATTATAGACCTTCTTCTACTAAGGGGAGCCTTTACAGAAAAAGATGCTGTTTTGACTTATTACGCGTTGGCTGGTTATGCTACTGGGCTTTTAGGATACGCTTTTACAAGACCTTTTAAGAGTGCTTTTTTTGCAGTTGGAGATACAAAAACACCCCTTGTTTCAACTATAATCGGTTTACTGTCTAGTATGTTTTTTGCTGTTTTCTTTACTTTTGTGTTAAAGTGGGAAGTTTTTGGACTTGCTTTAGCATCGTCAATCGGTGCGTATGTTAACTCTATCTACCTATACTTTAAGTATGAGTATGAGCTGGAGTTAAAAAGTATTTTTGTATCTTTTATAAAAGTTTTTATTTCAACTTGTGGTATGGTTTTGGTTTTAGAGTTTTTAAAAACTCTTCATTTAAAACTTTCAATTCTTATCTTTGGAGGCATACTTTTAGGTGGTTTGATTTATGTAGCTTTAAACCTTCTACTTAAAGAAGATTCTGCTATGTTATTTTTTAATATCTTAAAAAGAAAACTTATACGTAAGTAA
- a CDS encoding L,D-transpeptidase yields MKKLIFIFIVFLIGFAKAERLEVYGFDQEVVKIKDVYFIKNLELFELEGNSFGKDYKYRVEKDTTFVDLAYQLKVSYYELKQANPDINPFKVLKNTYIKVPLKKQLPEDFKLNTVYVSTQDHRLYYPFEIEGKNYVITFPVGLGGDDFPTPKGEFKITEKKVNPDWVVPPSAKINNPNLPPVVPYGSPENGLGTRALRLNGSSYMIHGTSKRSEKGVGMNISYGCIVLRNEDIERLYNFVNLNANVVIY; encoded by the coding sequence ATGAAAAAGTTAATTTTTATTTTTATAGTTTTTTTGATAGGTTTTGCCAAAGCTGAAAGATTAGAGGTTTACGGTTTTGACCAAGAAGTTGTAAAAATAAAAGATGTTTACTTTATCAAAAACTTAGAACTTTTTGAGTTAGAAGGAAACAGTTTTGGAAAAGATTACAAATACAGGGTAGAAAAGGATACAACTTTTGTAGATTTGGCATACCAGCTTAAAGTAAGCTATTATGAATTGAAACAGGCAAATCCAGATATAAACCCTTTTAAAGTTCTAAAGAATACTTACATAAAAGTACCTTTAAAAAAACAACTTCCCGAAGATTTCAAACTAAACACTGTATATGTATCAACTCAAGACCATAGACTTTACTACCCATTTGAGATAGAAGGTAAAAATTATGTTATAACTTTTCCAGTAGGACTTGGTGGAGATGACTTTCCAACACCTAAAGGAGAGTTTAAAATAACTGAAAAAAAAGTCAATCCAGATTGGGTAGTTCCACCAAGTGCAAAAATAAATAATCCTAATCTTCCACCAGTTGTACCTTACGGAAGTCCAGAAAATGGCCTTGGAACAAGGGCGTTAAGGCTCAATGGCTCTTCTTATATGATACACGGAACAAGTAAAAGAAGTGAAAAAGGAGTGGGAATGAACATAAGCTACGGCTGTATAGTTTTAAGAAATGAAGATATAGAAAGGCTTTATAATTTTGTAAATTTAAACGCTAACGTTGTAATATACTAA
- the gyrB gene encoding DNA topoisomerase (ATP-hydrolyzing) subunit B: MEEIKNENIEYSAEAIQAVTGLDHVRARPAMYIGDIGERGLHHLIWEILDNAVDEAMAGYAKNITVIIHQDGSVTVEDDGRGIPVDIHPEFKIPAVEMVFTILGAGGKFSKKAYQYSGGLHGVGASVVNALSSWLVVEVYRNGKIYRQEYSYGKPVYPLKVVGDTTKRGTKVTFKPDDSIFETTTIKFDIVQKRVRELAFLNPAVRFVLIDERKDIKEEFYFEHGIVDFVKVLNQAKEPLFDEVIYVKGEKEGVLVEVAFQYTKSYNEVIESFVNNIKTVEGGTHVSGFRSALTRSMNKTLSGMKLPKELKSGVSGDDLREGLTAVISVKVPEPQFEGQTKTKLGNQDVKRIVESVVGDYLLEYFEKNKDIALKIAEKAIEAAIAREAARKAKEISRRKSFLEDSSLPGKLADCSESDPQLCELFIVEGESAGGSAKQGRDRRTQAILPLKGKILNVEKARIDKILSNEEIRAIVNAIGTGIGLPIKSEDEEKKDDEGFDLSKLRYHKIILMADADVDGSHITTLLLTLFYRFFPQIIENGYLYIAQPPLYKLKKGRSEIYVKDDEELSKIVIDFATDEIAVEGKNLSKSQLKEIAKLAKEYKNLKESLYKKKDKVVIDILLSLNLTEDDIRNEDKVKEVVETLRQKLPSYEIYYKFNPEESDYEIFIERSERFSKVVNKVDIDFLSSYAYLKVKEIENQLKNMLGELPVEISYKQKSVKVEDLDNLYDVIFEAGMSGCEIQRYKGLGEMNPEQLWETTMNPKTRRLLQVSIEDAALADEVFSILMGEKVEPRREFIMKYAKEVRNLDI, encoded by the coding sequence TTGGAAGAAATTAAAAATGAAAATATAGAGTATTCTGCAGAAGCAATTCAAGCGGTAACAGGTCTTGACCACGTAAGAGCAAGACCTGCAATGTACATAGGAGACATAGGAGAGAGAGGACTTCACCATCTTATCTGGGAGATTCTTGATAACGCCGTTGACGAAGCAATGGCAGGTTATGCCAAAAACATTACAGTAATTATACATCAAGATGGTTCTGTTACAGTTGAAGATGACGGAAGAGGTATTCCAGTAGATATTCATCCTGAGTTTAAAATACCTGCAGTTGAAATGGTATTTACAATTTTAGGAGCAGGTGGAAAGTTCTCAAAAAAAGCTTATCAGTACTCAGGAGGTCTTCACGGAGTAGGAGCTTCTGTAGTTAATGCACTTTCAAGTTGGCTTGTAGTAGAAGTTTACAGAAATGGGAAGATTTACAGACAAGAGTACTCTTACGGAAAACCTGTTTACCCATTAAAAGTCGTAGGAGATACAACAAAAAGAGGGACAAAAGTCACTTTTAAACCAGATGACTCTATATTTGAAACTACAACCATAAAGTTTGATATAGTCCAAAAAAGAGTCAGAGAACTTGCCTTTTTAAATCCAGCTGTTAGATTTGTCTTAATAGATGAAAGAAAAGATATAAAAGAAGAGTTTTACTTTGAACATGGTATAGTTGATTTTGTAAAAGTTCTAAATCAAGCAAAAGAGCCTTTATTTGATGAAGTTATTTACGTAAAGGGAGAAAAAGAAGGTGTTTTAGTCGAAGTAGCTTTTCAGTACACTAAAAGTTATAACGAAGTTATTGAAAGCTTTGTAAACAACATTAAAACAGTAGAAGGTGGAACTCACGTATCGGGCTTTAGATCTGCACTTACAAGGTCTATGAACAAGACTTTATCAGGAATGAAACTTCCAAAAGAGCTAAAATCTGGAGTAAGTGGAGATGACCTTAGAGAAGGACTAACAGCTGTTATATCAGTAAAAGTACCAGAACCACAGTTTGAAGGACAAACAAAAACAAAGTTAGGAAACCAAGACGTTAAAAGGATTGTTGAATCTGTTGTAGGAGATTACCTGCTTGAATACTTTGAGAAAAATAAAGATATTGCATTAAAAATAGCAGAAAAAGCTATAGAAGCTGCAATAGCAAGAGAAGCTGCAAGAAAAGCAAAAGAGATATCAAGGAGAAAATCATTCCTTGAAGACAGCTCTTTACCGGGTAAACTTGCAGACTGTTCAGAAAGCGACCCACAACTTTGCGAGCTGTTTATAGTTGAGGGAGAGTCTGCAGGAGGTTCTGCAAAGCAAGGAAGAGACAGAAGAACCCAAGCAATACTGCCACTAAAAGGTAAAATTTTAAACGTAGAAAAAGCAAGAATAGATAAAATCCTATCAAATGAAGAGATAAGGGCTATAGTAAATGCAATAGGAACTGGAATAGGACTACCTATAAAATCAGAAGATGAAGAGAAAAAAGATGATGAAGGTTTTGACCTATCTAAGTTAAGATACCACAAAATCATTCTGATGGCTGATGCTGACGTTGATGGGTCTCACATTACAACCCTACTTTTAACTCTCTTTTACAGATTTTTCCCACAGATTATAGAAAATGGATATCTTTACATTGCTCAACCACCACTTTACAAACTAAAAAAAGGAAGGTCAGAGATTTACGTCAAAGATGATGAGGAACTCAGCAAAATAGTTATAGACTTTGCTACGGATGAGATAGCCGTAGAAGGTAAAAATCTCAGCAAATCTCAGCTTAAAGAAATTGCAAAGCTTGCAAAAGAGTATAAAAACCTAAAAGAAAGTCTTTACAAGAAGAAAGATAAAGTTGTGATAGATATTCTTCTTAGTTTAAATCTTACAGAAGACGATATAAGGAATGAAGATAAGGTTAAAGAAGTTGTAGAGACTTTAAGACAAAAACTACCTTCTTACGAGATTTATTATAAGTTCAATCCAGAAGAATCAGATTACGAGATATTTATAGAAAGATCAGAAAGATTTTCTAAAGTTGTAAACAAAGTAGATATAGACTTTTTATCTTCTTACGCATACTTAAAGGTAAAAGAAATTGAAAACCAGCTGAAAAATATGTTAGGAGAACTTCCTGTAGAGATATCTTACAAGCAAAAAAGTGTGAAAGTAGAAGATTTAGATAACTTGTACGATGTAATATTTGAAGCAGGAATGTCTGGATGTGAAATCCAAAGATACAAAGGGCTTGGAGAAATGAACCCAGAACAGCTCTGGGAAACTACGATGAACCCTAAAACAAGAAGATTATTGCAAGTATCTATAGAAGATGCAGCGTTAGCAGATGAAGTATTTTCCATACTTATGGGAGAAAAGGTAGAACCAAGAAGAGAGTTTATTATGAAGTATGCAAAAGAGGTAAGGAATTTAGACATTTAA